A region of Bifidobacterium adolescentis ATCC 15703 DNA encodes the following proteins:
- a CDS encoding bifunctional [glutamine synthetase] adenylyltransferase/[glutamine synthetase]-adenylyl-L-tyrosine phosphorylase: protein MASSTHQFEVLDLIRAGLQDLDTARTLLDELRADGIDDDRLCLLMKTLEQTCEPDIALRNLVDIIKALQSQGRDFHQVITDDAGLVRLVTVLGVSDGMGKLMRFRPELVMAAASDSCESHLYNHAQRRAHVLEAVGADPADNRMPKATKPLAEAATALRQTYRKQLAAIMAQDATADDPIEIQPRISQELSDLADAALEGALAIARNEVDSSEHVRFAIIGMGKLGARELNYVSDVDLIYVVEPADADTNGMTLNRVGTKMATTLQRVCQSVIMGVAEPTLWQIDGGLRPEGKDGPLVRKLESHEAYYEQWAENWEFQALLKARPVAGDPDLGQAYMDMTRPFVWTASKRDNFVYDCQQMRKRVEDLIPAPLKDREIKLGRGGLRDVEFTVQMLQLVHGRADETLRTSSTLESLQRLAEGGYVSRRQAKKLSWDYRFERVMEHRQQMWALKRTHLFPDLGKASLGGIERKRDANDDELNHNLELRRLARAFHMHPEELVDKYDETRREVRHLHMDIYYRPMLPINAGLDDEQVELSANAMQERFASIGFADPDAAMRHVTALTAGISRAAKINRILLPAVLQWLGEGQNPDMGLLNWRKLEEHFGTDSEYLGFLRDSPSAAQRLCHVLSNSRFLGDALNKSVESVTWLGSDNDLQPRSRESLDVQTHASLERNVGSINDFANSIRAMRRHEIERIGLGWMSGVIDDKASLAGMTDVYDTAIDASLTWAIRHQTQEMGFDEAPAAIAVIGMGRYGGREVNFSSDADVIIIYRPSDNADDNQANLFARKVQEDLRAILQGPTTLEPKIELDMDLRPEGKNGPLVRSYASCEEYYRSWASTWEHQALLRARYAAGDAALAEDFLMNVADPLRYPKIDLTEAQVAEIRKLKARMEAERLPRGVRRDRHLKLGKGGLSDVEWTIQLLQLQHAGDNANLRVNGTMQALDELERRKLVSAGDAVVLRRAWWMCTAARNGSYLWSGRVNQADILPDDTYSLGGLAVYLGYDANRGQHFENDLLAVMRKARDVTERLFYGLS from the coding sequence ATGGCTTCTTCTACGCATCAGTTTGAGGTGCTCGATCTGATTCGGGCGGGATTGCAGGATCTGGACACGGCACGCACGTTGCTTGACGAGTTGCGCGCCGACGGCATCGACGACGACCGGCTATGCCTGCTGATGAAAACATTGGAACAGACCTGCGAGCCCGACATCGCGCTACGCAACCTCGTCGACATCATCAAAGCGTTGCAAAGCCAAGGCCGCGACTTCCACCAGGTCATCACCGACGACGCCGGACTCGTACGACTCGTCACCGTGCTCGGCGTGTCCGACGGAATGGGCAAGCTCATGCGCTTCCGCCCCGAACTCGTCATGGCCGCAGCCAGCGACTCATGCGAAAGCCATCTGTACAACCACGCGCAACGCCGCGCGCATGTCCTCGAAGCGGTCGGTGCCGACCCGGCCGACAATCGCATGCCAAAAGCCACGAAACCACTCGCCGAAGCGGCGACCGCGCTACGGCAGACCTACAGAAAACAGCTCGCCGCCATCATGGCGCAGGACGCCACCGCGGACGACCCAATCGAAATACAACCGAGAATCAGCCAGGAACTGTCCGATCTTGCCGACGCGGCCCTGGAAGGCGCGCTCGCCATCGCCCGCAACGAAGTGGACAGCAGCGAACACGTGCGCTTCGCCATCATCGGCATGGGCAAGCTCGGCGCACGCGAACTCAACTACGTATCCGACGTGGACCTCATCTACGTGGTGGAACCGGCGGACGCGGACACCAACGGCATGACCCTCAACCGTGTCGGCACCAAAATGGCCACCACCCTGCAGCGCGTATGCCAATCCGTCATCATGGGCGTCGCCGAACCTACATTGTGGCAGATCGATGGCGGACTGCGCCCCGAAGGCAAGGACGGCCCGCTCGTACGCAAACTCGAATCGCACGAAGCCTACTACGAACAGTGGGCGGAAAACTGGGAATTCCAAGCCCTGCTCAAGGCCCGCCCCGTGGCCGGTGACCCCGACCTCGGCCAAGCGTACATGGACATGACCCGACCGTTCGTATGGACCGCCTCCAAACGCGACAACTTCGTCTACGACTGCCAGCAGATGCGCAAACGAGTCGAAGACCTCATCCCCGCGCCCCTGAAGGACCGTGAAATCAAACTCGGCCGCGGAGGCCTACGAGACGTGGAATTCACCGTGCAGATGCTCCAACTCGTCCACGGCCGCGCCGACGAGACCCTGCGCACCAGCTCCACCCTCGAATCGCTGCAACGCCTCGCCGAAGGCGGGTACGTCTCACGCAGACAAGCCAAGAAGCTCTCCTGGGACTACCGCTTCGAACGCGTCATGGAACACCGCCAGCAAATGTGGGCGCTCAAACGCACCCACCTGTTCCCGGACCTCGGCAAAGCCAGTCTCGGCGGCATCGAACGCAAACGCGACGCCAACGACGACGAACTCAACCACAACCTCGAACTGCGCAGACTCGCCCGGGCCTTCCACATGCACCCTGAGGAACTCGTCGACAAATACGACGAAACCCGACGTGAAGTGCGCCACCTGCACATGGACATCTACTACCGGCCCATGCTGCCCATCAACGCCGGCCTCGACGACGAACAAGTGGAACTGTCCGCCAACGCCATGCAGGAACGCTTCGCCTCCATCGGATTCGCCGACCCCGACGCCGCCATGCGCCACGTCACCGCACTGACCGCCGGCATCTCCCGTGCCGCGAAAATCAACCGCATCCTCCTGCCCGCCGTCCTCCAATGGCTCGGCGAAGGGCAGAACCCCGACATGGGGCTGCTCAACTGGCGCAAACTCGAAGAACACTTTGGCACGGACAGCGAATACCTCGGCTTCCTGCGCGACTCGCCGTCCGCCGCGCAACGCCTGTGCCACGTCCTGTCCAATTCACGGTTCCTGGGCGACGCGCTCAACAAATCCGTCGAATCCGTCACCTGGCTCGGCAGCGACAACGACCTGCAGCCACGTTCGCGCGAAAGCCTCGACGTGCAGACACACGCCTCCCTCGAACGCAACGTAGGCAGCATCAACGACTTCGCCAACTCCATCCGCGCCATGCGACGCCACGAAATCGAACGCATCGGACTAGGGTGGATGAGCGGCGTCATCGACGACAAGGCGTCGCTCGCAGGTATGACCGACGTATACGACACGGCCATCGACGCATCGCTCACCTGGGCCATCCGCCACCAAACGCAGGAAATGGGATTCGACGAAGCGCCGGCGGCAATCGCCGTCATCGGCATGGGACGCTACGGCGGCAGGGAAGTGAACTTCAGCTCCGACGCCGACGTCATCATCATCTACCGGCCGTCCGATAACGCCGACGACAACCAAGCCAACCTCTTCGCACGCAAAGTGCAGGAAGACCTCCGCGCCATCCTGCAAGGACCGACCACGCTCGAACCCAAAATCGAACTCGACATGGACCTGCGGCCCGAAGGCAAAAACGGACCCCTCGTGCGCTCCTACGCGTCCTGCGAGGAATACTACCGTTCCTGGGCGAGCACATGGGAGCACCAGGCGCTCCTGCGTGCGCGTTACGCGGCAGGCGACGCGGCGCTCGCCGAGGATTTCCTGATGAACGTCGCCGACCCGCTGCGCTATCCGAAGATCGATTTGACGGAGGCGCAGGTCGCCGAAATACGCAAGCTCAAGGCGCGTATGGAAGCCGAGCGATTGCCGCGCGGCGTGCGTAGGGACCGTCACCTGAAGCTGGGCAAAGGTGGTCTGTCCGACGTGGAATGGACGATTCAGCTGCTGCAGTTGCAGCATGCCGGCGACAACGCGAACCTGCGAGTCAACGGCACGATGCAGGCGTTGGACGAGTTGGAGCGGCGCAAGCTGGTTTCCGCCGGCGACGCCGTCGTATTGCGACGCGCATGGTGGATGTGCACGGCCGCGCGCAACGGCAGCTACCTGTGGAGCGGGCGCGTCAACCAGGCGGATATCCTGCCGGATGACACGTATTCGCTGGGAGGACTCGCCGTCTATCTCGGATACGACGCGAATCGCGGACAGCATTTCGAAAACGATCTGCTTGCCGTAATGCGCAAGGCGCGCGACGTGACGGAACGTCTGTTCTACGGCCTTTCATGA